One stretch of Pandoraea oxalativorans DNA includes these proteins:
- a CDS encoding chemotaxis protein CheD translates to MGLSHDIQVLMGEVRIGRGEDVLRATLGSCVGIGLMWRSRGLYGLAHCLLPEAPNPTLAIGAKYVTQAVPSLLALMKADGARRGEIEAVIAGGGNMMPHQPPARHGLIGEANAKMAQALIAETGIPIIHVEVGGEVGRQLLIDCARHAFHVRTIGSNGGAAMPRRPALRLVGRES, encoded by the coding sequence ATGGGGCTGTCGCATGACATTCAGGTGTTGATGGGCGAGGTGCGCATCGGGCGCGGTGAAGACGTGCTGCGGGCTACCCTCGGTTCGTGCGTCGGCATCGGACTGATGTGGCGCTCGCGCGGGCTCTATGGCCTCGCACACTGTCTGCTTCCGGAAGCGCCGAATCCGACGCTGGCCATCGGTGCGAAGTACGTCACGCAGGCGGTGCCGTCGCTGCTCGCGCTAATGAAGGCGGACGGGGCGCGCCGCGGCGAGATCGAAGCGGTGATCGCGGGTGGCGGCAACATGATGCCTCACCAGCCACCGGCCAGGCATGGCCTGATCGGCGAAGCTAACGCCAAGATGGCACAGGCGCTGATCGCCGAGACGGGCATACCGATCATCCACGTCGAAGTCGGTGGCGAAGTCGGACGGCAACTGTTGATCGATTGCGCGCGTCACGCGTTTCACGTGCGCACCATTGGCTCGAACGGGGGTGCCGCCATGCCGCGTCGCCCCGCTCTCAGACTCGTGGGACGTGAATCATGA
- the ettA gene encoding energy-dependent translational throttle protein EttA, which produces MAQYVFSMNRVGKIVPPKRHILKDISLSFFPGAKIGVLGLNGSGKSTLLKIMAGVDKEIEGEAIPMANLNIGYLPQEPQLDPEQTVREAVEGGMGEIMEARTKLDEIYAAYAEPDADFDALAAEQAKYEAILAASDGNNIEQTLEVAADALRLPAWDAKIGVLSGGEKRRVALARLLLSKPDMLLLDEPTNHLDAESVDWLEQFLTRFPGTVVAVTHDRYFLDNAAEWILELDRGHGIPWKGNYSSWLDQKEQRLKQEESSESARQKALKKELEWVRQNPKGRQAKSKGRLARFDELNSQEYQKRNETQEIFIPVGERLGNEVVEFKNVSKAFGDRLLIDDLSFQVPPGAIVGIIGPNGAGKSTFFKMLTGREQPDSGEIKVGPTVKMAYVDQSRDALDGTKTVFEEISGGADVLTVGKYETPSRAYIGRFNFKGSDQQKQVGSLSGGERGRLHMAKTLISGGNVLLLDEPSNDLDVETLRALEDALLEFAGCVMVISHDRWFLDRIATHILAFEGDSHVEFFPGNYQEYEADKKKRLGEEAAKPKRIRYKPIAR; this is translated from the coding sequence ATGGCACAGTACGTATTCAGCATGAACCGCGTGGGCAAGATCGTGCCGCCCAAGCGTCACATCCTCAAGGACATCTCCCTGTCGTTCTTCCCGGGCGCCAAGATCGGCGTGCTGGGCCTGAACGGTTCGGGCAAATCGACGCTGCTCAAGATCATGGCCGGCGTCGACAAGGAGATCGAGGGTGAAGCGATCCCGATGGCCAACCTGAACATCGGTTATCTGCCGCAGGAGCCGCAACTCGACCCCGAGCAGACCGTGCGCGAAGCCGTCGAAGGCGGCATGGGCGAGATCATGGAAGCCCGCACGAAGCTCGACGAAATCTACGCCGCGTACGCCGAGCCGGACGCCGACTTCGACGCGCTGGCCGCCGAGCAGGCCAAGTACGAAGCGATCCTCGCCGCGAGCGACGGCAACAACATCGAGCAGACGCTGGAAGTCGCCGCGGATGCGCTGCGTTTGCCGGCATGGGACGCCAAGATCGGCGTGCTCTCCGGCGGTGAGAAGCGTCGCGTGGCGCTGGCGCGTCTGCTGCTCTCGAAGCCGGACATGCTCCTGCTCGACGAACCGACCAACCACCTGGACGCCGAATCCGTCGACTGGCTCGAACAGTTCCTCACGCGTTTCCCGGGCACGGTCGTCGCCGTCACCCACGATCGCTACTTCCTCGACAACGCGGCCGAGTGGATTCTCGAACTCGACCGGGGGCACGGCATTCCCTGGAAGGGCAACTACAGCTCGTGGCTCGATCAGAAAGAGCAACGCCTGAAGCAGGAAGAGTCGAGCGAATCGGCGCGTCAGAAGGCGCTCAAGAAGGAGCTGGAGTGGGTGCGTCAGAACCCGAAGGGCCGTCAGGCGAAGTCGAAGGGGCGTCTTGCCCGTTTCGACGAGCTGAACAGCCAGGAATACCAGAAGCGCAACGAAACCCAGGAAATCTTCATACCGGTGGGTGAGCGTCTGGGTAACGAAGTCGTCGAGTTCAAGAACGTGTCGAAGGCTTTCGGCGACCGTCTGCTGATCGACGATCTGAGCTTCCAGGTGCCGCCGGGCGCCATCGTCGGCATCATCGGCCCGAACGGCGCCGGTAAGTCGACTTTCTTCAAGATGCTCACCGGGCGCGAGCAGCCGGATAGCGGCGAGATCAAGGTCGGTCCGACGGTCAAGATGGCTTACGTCGACCAGAGCCGCGATGCGCTGGACGGCACGAAGACCGTGTTCGAAGAGATTTCGGGCGGTGCCGACGTGCTGACGGTGGGCAAGTACGAAACGCCGTCGCGCGCCTACATCGGCCGCTTCAACTTCAAGGGCTCGGACCAGCAGAAGCAGGTCGGTTCGCTCTCCGGCGGTGAGCGCGGCCGTCTGCACATGGCCAAGACGCTGATCTCCGGCGGCAATGTGCTGCTGCTCGATGAACCGTCGAACGATCTGGACGTCGAAACGCTGCGTGCACTCGAGGACGCGCTGCTCGAGTTCGCCGGTTGTGTGATGGTCATCTCGCACGATCGCTGGTTCCTTGACCGTATCGCCACGCATATTCTGGCCTTCGAAGGCGACTCGCATGTCGAGTTCTTCCCCGGCAACTATCAGGAGTACGAGGCCGACAAGAAGAAGCGCCTCGGCGAGGAGGCAGCAAAACCGAAGCGAATCCGCTACAAGCCGATCGCGCGGTAA
- a CDS encoding CheR family methyltransferase produces the protein MEIEAEADAVTQQALLRAVHRHTGISMNEKKWTMLQGRLRPRLRTLSLRCYRDYLALLENTPDEIRNFVNLVTTNETTFFRTPRVWDYFAQHYLPRWHAANPGRTFHMWSAAASSGEESYSAAMICEEFRARHTGFQYQIHATDISSQVLALAMAGNYGGRSIDGLKQQRPAMLAKYFRPSAGGFTVAPELRAHITFGEHNLYQRLARREAFDLVMLRNVLIYFETGDQERVLENVRRTLTPEGVLIVGESESLSRLSTGYQFEQPLIYRNQGASNGAVA, from the coding sequence ATGGAAATCGAAGCCGAAGCCGACGCCGTCACCCAGCAAGCACTCCTGCGTGCTGTTCACCGGCATACCGGCATCTCGATGAACGAGAAGAAGTGGACGATGTTGCAGGGCCGCTTGCGCCCGCGCCTGCGCACGCTCTCGCTGCGCTGCTACCGCGACTATCTGGCGCTGCTGGAAAACACCCCGGACGAGATTCGCAACTTCGTGAATCTCGTCACGACGAACGAAACCACCTTCTTCCGCACCCCGCGCGTGTGGGATTACTTCGCTCAGCATTACCTGCCGCGCTGGCACGCCGCCAATCCGGGACGCACCTTCCACATGTGGTCGGCCGCCGCGTCCTCCGGCGAGGAGTCGTATTCCGCCGCCATGATCTGCGAGGAATTTCGGGCGCGTCATACGGGTTTTCAGTACCAGATCCACGCGACCGACATTTCGAGTCAGGTGCTGGCCCTCGCCATGGCTGGCAATTACGGCGGTCGCAGCATCGACGGGCTGAAGCAACAGCGTCCGGCCATGCTCGCGAAGTACTTCCGTCCGAGCGCAGGCGGGTTCACGGTCGCCCCCGAGTTGCGTGCGCACATCACATTTGGCGAGCACAACCTTTACCAACGCCTGGCGCGTCGCGAGGCGTTCGACCTCGTCATGCTGCGCAATGTGCTGATCTACTTCGAGACGGGCGACCAGGAACGGGTGTTGGAGAACGTACGTCGCACGCTGACCCCCGAGGGCGTGCTGATCGTCGGCGAATCGGAGTCGCTCTCGCGACTGTCCACCGGCTATCAATTTGAGCAACCGCTCATTTACCGCAACCAGGGGGCGTCGAATGGGGCTGTCGCATGA
- a CDS encoding 2Fe-2S iron-sulfur cluster-binding protein — MPTVASEDAQSAKPPRVTLLPSGWQFDAPPDTPILLAAQAAGIKLPSLCRNGTCRACLCEARSGLAGDALGTNAPVTYRIEWPGLSRDERMQGWLLPCCAYACADLVIDAPDAVRAAL; from the coding sequence GTGCCCACCGTCGCTTCGGAAGACGCACAGAGCGCGAAGCCGCCGCGCGTCACGCTCCTGCCCTCGGGCTGGCAATTCGACGCGCCGCCGGACACACCGATTCTGCTCGCCGCGCAGGCCGCTGGCATCAAGCTGCCGAGCCTGTGTCGCAACGGCACGTGTCGTGCGTGTCTGTGCGAAGCGCGAAGCGGCTTGGCGGGCGATGCGCTGGGCACGAATGCACCGGTGACCTATCGGATCGAGTGGCCCGGTCTGTCGCGCGACGAGAGGATGCAGGGCTGGCTGCTGCCGTGCTGCGCGTACGCGTGCGCCGACCTCGTGATCGACGCGCCCGATGCTGTGCGTGCCGCGCTTTGA
- a CDS encoding methyl-accepting chemotaxis protein — MEQQELQAVTAALNRVQAVIEFDLQGRVLHANENFLHTLGYRLDEIQGQHHRMFCEPEYTASNAYREFWAKLGRGDFDSGEYKRLGKGGREVWIRASYNPVFDPNGVPYKVIKFATDVTADRTRQAEYEGKVRAMDIAQAVIEFNLDGTVITANDNFLKTLGYSLDDVRGKHHRMFCEADYVAGNEYRDFWAKLNRGEFGAGRYKRLGRGGREIWIQATYNPILDANGRPYKVVKFATDITQQVELEASVKRRAEDDQRKVALLLDTVNRAAAGDLTGAIAVNGTDPIDQLADGIRHMMDDLRGVIGKVVNSAGEFSGASRDIADRANTVATGAQALGATVEEMNASIEELTASINSIADNTKGADQLAKSTQQEAETGSRAIARSIEAMELINKSSEDISEIVKVIGEIAGQTNLLAFNAAIEAARAGEHGLGFSVVADEVRKLAERSSQATKEISKLINESTKRVSQGSDVSRQAGEAFEKIVSGVSRTTQAISEISCAAEEQLVAAREVSLAIQHVAEETEKSAGACETIAQATTGLNQGAEELDRTVSRFKV; from the coding sequence ATGGAACAACAGGAACTACAGGCCGTCACCGCCGCGCTCAACCGCGTGCAGGCCGTCATCGAGTTTGATTTGCAGGGGCGCGTTCTTCACGCCAACGAGAACTTCCTGCACACCCTCGGCTACCGTCTCGATGAGATTCAGGGCCAGCATCACCGCATGTTCTGCGAGCCGGAGTACACCGCCTCGAACGCATATCGCGAATTCTGGGCAAAGCTCGGTCGCGGTGACTTCGATTCCGGCGAGTACAAGCGTCTGGGCAAAGGCGGACGCGAAGTGTGGATCCGCGCGTCGTACAACCCGGTCTTCGACCCGAACGGCGTGCCGTACAAGGTGATCAAGTTCGCCACCGATGTCACAGCCGACCGCACGCGTCAGGCCGAATACGAAGGCAAGGTTCGCGCAATGGACATCGCGCAGGCCGTCATCGAGTTCAATCTCGACGGCACGGTCATCACGGCCAACGACAACTTCCTGAAAACGCTGGGCTACTCGCTCGACGACGTTCGCGGCAAACATCACCGCATGTTCTGTGAGGCCGATTACGTCGCCGGCAACGAGTATCGCGACTTCTGGGCCAAGCTCAATCGCGGCGAATTCGGTGCGGGGCGCTACAAGCGTCTCGGGCGTGGCGGGCGCGAAATCTGGATTCAGGCGACGTACAACCCGATCCTCGACGCGAATGGCCGCCCCTACAAGGTCGTGAAGTTCGCCACCGACATCACCCAGCAGGTCGAACTCGAAGCGAGCGTGAAGCGGCGGGCGGAAGACGATCAGCGCAAAGTCGCGCTGCTGCTCGACACCGTCAACCGCGCGGCTGCGGGCGACCTGACCGGCGCCATTGCGGTGAACGGCACCGATCCCATCGATCAGTTGGCCGACGGCATTCGCCACATGATGGACGACCTGCGTGGCGTGATCGGCAAGGTCGTCAACTCGGCAGGCGAGTTTTCCGGTGCATCGCGCGACATCGCAGACCGCGCGAATACGGTGGCCACCGGTGCGCAGGCGCTGGGCGCGACGGTCGAAGAGATGAATGCATCCATCGAGGAACTGACGGCGTCGATCAACTCGATTGCCGACAACACCAAGGGTGCCGACCAACTCGCCAAGTCGACGCAGCAGGAAGCCGAAACCGGCTCACGCGCCATTGCCCGTTCCATCGAAGCGATGGAACTGATCAACAAGTCGTCGGAAGACATCAGCGAGATCGTGAAAGTGATCGGCGAGATTGCCGGGCAGACGAACCTGCTCGCCTTCAATGCCGCGATCGAAGCGGCGCGCGCGGGCGAACACGGCCTCGGCTTCTCGGTCGTGGCAGACGAAGTCCGCAAGCTCGCCGAGCGCTCGTCGCAGGCCACCAAGGAAATCTCAAAGCTCATCAACGAGTCGACCAAGCGCGTGTCGCAGGGCAGCGACGTGTCGCGTCAGGCGGGTGAAGCGTTCGAGAAGATCGTGAGCGGTGTGTCGCGCACCACGCAGGCCATCTCCGAAATTTCGTGTGCCGCCGAAGAACAGCTCGTCGCCGCGCGCGAAGTGAGTCTCGCGATTCAGCACGTGGCGGAAGAGACGGAGAAATCGGCGGGCGCGTGCGAAACCATCGCCCAGGCGACGACCGGTCTCAATCAGGGCGCAGAGGAACTGGATCGCACCGTATCGAGGTTCAAGGTGTAG
- a CDS encoding 3-hydroxybutyrate dehydrogenase, producing the protein MNQLNGKVAVVTGAASGIGKEIALTLARAGAAVAIADLNQQGADAVAEEIKAAGGQAIGVAMDVTNEEAVNSGIDKVAQTFGSVDILISNAGIQIVNPIENYAFSDWKKMQAIHVDGAFLTTKAALKHMYKDDRGGIVIYMGSVHSHEASPLKSAYVAAKHALLGLARVLAKEGAQHNVRSHVICPGFVRTPLVDKQIPEQAKELGISEDEVIKKVMLGGTVDGVFTTVDDVAQTALFLATFPSAAFTGQSFVVSHGWFMQ; encoded by the coding sequence GTGAATCAGTTGAATGGGAAAGTCGCGGTGGTGACGGGGGCTGCCAGCGGCATCGGGAAAGAGATTGCGCTGACGCTGGCGCGTGCCGGTGCGGCCGTCGCGATTGCGGATCTGAATCAGCAGGGCGCAGACGCCGTCGCCGAAGAAATCAAGGCCGCCGGTGGCCAGGCCATCGGAGTGGCGATGGACGTCACCAACGAAGAGGCGGTGAATAGCGGCATCGACAAGGTCGCGCAGACGTTCGGGTCCGTCGACATCCTGATCTCGAACGCGGGCATTCAGATCGTCAATCCGATCGAGAACTACGCGTTTTCCGATTGGAAGAAGATGCAGGCGATTCACGTCGACGGCGCGTTTCTGACGACCAAGGCGGCGCTCAAGCACATGTACAAGGACGACCGCGGTGGCATTGTCATTTACATGGGTTCCGTGCACTCGCATGAGGCGTCGCCGCTGAAGTCGGCGTACGTGGCGGCCAAGCACGCGTTGCTCGGCCTCGCCCGCGTGCTGGCCAAGGAGGGCGCGCAGCATAACGTGCGCTCGCATGTCATCTGCCCGGGCTTCGTGCGCACGCCGCTCGTCGACAAGCAGATTCCGGAGCAGGCCAAGGAGCTGGGCATTTCGGAAGACGAAGTCATCAAGAAGGTGATGCTCGGCGGCACCGTCGACGGTGTGTTCACCACGGTCGACGACGTCGCCCAGACGGCACTGTTCCTCGCGACATTCCCGAGCGCGGCGTTCACCGGGCAGTCGTTCGTCGTGAGCCACGGCTGGTTCATGCAGTAA
- a CDS encoding VOC family protein, which translates to MLDPTSAADATAHGRAAPAAPALAPVAIDHVAYPSYDATLTHRFYVDVMGFTLAGAQTGMSRLWGKPYLLVSYQIEPGQALAFFNCDGLAPEPHPDTPATQIHHVALRVRDLEALERWKARLTAHEVPFAAERHGDGEHLYLLDPNEIMLELCMQTPESAAGQSQGALDTLQRWVDGVR; encoded by the coding sequence ATGCTGGATCCCACTTCTGCCGCCGACGCCACGGCCCACGGGCGGGCTGCGCCCGCTGCACCGGCGCTCGCGCCGGTGGCCATCGATCACGTCGCGTATCCAAGCTACGACGCGACGCTCACGCACCGATTCTACGTCGATGTGATGGGTTTCACACTCGCAGGGGCGCAGACCGGCATGAGCCGGTTGTGGGGCAAGCCCTATCTGCTCGTCAGCTACCAGATCGAACCCGGCCAGGCACTGGCGTTTTTTAATTGCGACGGCCTCGCGCCGGAACCGCACCCCGACACACCCGCCACTCAGATTCATCACGTCGCGCTGCGCGTGCGTGATCTTGAAGCGCTGGAGCGCTGGAAGGCGCGTCTGACGGCTCACGAGGTGCCTTTTGCCGCCGAGCGTCATGGAGACGGAGAACATCTCTATCTGCTCGATCCGAACGAGATCATGCTGGAACTATGCATGCAGACGCCGGAGTCCGCCGCCGGACAATCGCAGGGCGCGCTCGACACACTGCAACGCTGGGTCGATGGCGTGAGATAA
- a CDS encoding chemotaxis protein CheW: MNARTPGFAFLQRDAVAGTTVLPPTVSPYQGYQGLKGYGCGYGSLPGVTTRVRDAVHSPSPEAHALPEASIDDVQMDVASQSSTSVDATLTTSATPTKARNAAPDDIEVFGSFHLGEVEFALPIAALQEVVNFPERITPVPLSPAFLLGLFNLRGTLIPIVDLKPLLAIADAATVAGAGSGNATPVTQKIAIVDVEGIRVGLLFDSTSEILRVRASQRTGFEYDPSHAAPQVVSGAIKLDGGDRILQILAPGALVHIENMPQLLARQALSAPQRRQQRQRLQCVSFTVEHSRLALPMSAIREIIRIPDLQNSALASVFCVGMLNLRGTVVPVIDFAHFLGLHASRPEPEIAGTASDPRRILIVKQEDVHFGLLVDAVDSIVTYYADELLAMPSFSASHAQLFAGCIPREPVEAGSTGGASVTSNDIVLLNADELFTHSQVLKLTRGHRELYRETDPAQRAKAGEAVGRGAKSSRGTRHAYVSFRLQHMLAVRLDQLREIIHDSPDVIPAPGAPSFVRGMLNLRRELVTIVDLRALYGMPIQDDAQVRKILVIEHGRDKFGLLVDAIENIVTLDEADKLPVPAMLLGRATHEMRNDMREAVELPAADGTARTAMLLDLQPLKMRLETALGQ, from the coding sequence ATGAATGCACGGACACCGGGATTTGCGTTTCTCCAGCGCGACGCCGTCGCTGGCACGACCGTCCTGCCGCCGACGGTTTCGCCTTATCAGGGGTATCAAGGTCTTAAGGGTTACGGATGCGGCTACGGTTCGCTCCCGGGCGTGACGACTCGCGTGCGCGACGCGGTGCACTCGCCGTCACCAGAGGCGCATGCGTTGCCGGAAGCGTCAATTGACGACGTGCAGATGGACGTGGCGTCGCAATCGTCAACGTCTGTCGACGCAACGCTGACGACGTCGGCGACGCCAACGAAGGCGCGCAACGCCGCGCCCGACGATATCGAGGTGTTCGGCTCGTTTCATTTGGGAGAGGTCGAATTCGCATTGCCGATTGCGGCGTTGCAGGAGGTCGTGAATTTCCCCGAGCGCATTACGCCGGTGCCCCTCTCGCCTGCCTTTCTGCTGGGGTTGTTCAACCTGCGAGGCACGCTCATTCCCATCGTGGATCTGAAGCCGTTGCTGGCGATCGCTGACGCCGCGACCGTGGCGGGTGCCGGGTCCGGCAACGCTACGCCGGTGACGCAGAAGATCGCCATCGTCGATGTCGAAGGCATTCGCGTCGGGTTGCTGTTCGATAGTACGAGCGAGATTCTGCGAGTCCGGGCGTCGCAACGCACGGGCTTCGAATACGATCCTTCGCACGCTGCGCCGCAGGTGGTGTCCGGCGCCATCAAACTCGATGGCGGCGACCGCATTTTGCAGATCCTCGCGCCCGGGGCACTCGTCCACATCGAGAACATGCCGCAATTGTTGGCGCGTCAGGCGCTCAGCGCGCCGCAGCGCCGCCAGCAGCGGCAACGGCTGCAATGCGTGTCGTTTACCGTAGAACACTCGCGTCTGGCGCTGCCGATGAGCGCGATCCGCGAGATCATCCGCATCCCCGATCTGCAAAACTCGGCGCTGGCAAGCGTCTTCTGCGTCGGCATGCTGAACCTGCGCGGCACGGTCGTGCCCGTCATCGATTTCGCGCATTTTCTGGGGTTGCACGCGAGTCGTCCCGAGCCGGAGATCGCGGGAACGGCGTCCGACCCGCGGCGCATTCTGATCGTGAAGCAGGAAGACGTGCACTTCGGCTTGCTGGTCGATGCGGTAGACAGCATCGTCACCTATTACGCGGACGAGTTGCTGGCGATGCCGTCGTTCAGCGCATCGCACGCGCAGCTCTTCGCAGGATGCATCCCGCGCGAGCCGGTGGAAGCGGGAAGTACGGGGGGCGCGAGCGTCACGTCGAACGACATCGTACTGCTCAATGCCGACGAACTTTTCACACATTCGCAGGTGCTCAAACTTACGCGCGGGCATCGCGAGTTGTATCGCGAAACGGATCCGGCACAACGGGCGAAAGCGGGCGAGGCGGTGGGGCGCGGCGCGAAGTCATCGCGCGGGACGCGTCACGCTTACGTGTCGTTCCGATTGCAGCACATGCTCGCGGTGCGCCTCGACCAGTTACGCGAGATCATTCACGATTCGCCGGATGTAATACCTGCACCGGGTGCACCGTCGTTCGTGCGCGGCATGCTCAATTTACGTCGCGAACTGGTGACCATCGTCGATTTGCGTGCGCTTTACGGCATGCCGATACAGGACGACGCACAGGTGCGCAAGATTCTGGTCATCGAACACGGCAGGGACAAGTTCGGGCTGCTGGTGGACGCCATCGAGAACATCGTCACGCTGGACGAAGCGGACAAGCTTCCGGTCCCGGCCATGCTGCTCGGACGCGCGACCCACGAGATGCGCAACGACATGCGCGAAGCGGTGGAACTCCCCGCAGCGGATGGCACCGCCCGCACGGCGATGCTACTCGACCTTCAGCCGCTCAAGATGCGGCTTGAGACGGCGTTGGGGCAATGA
- a CDS encoding nucleotide pyrophosphohydrolase, whose amino-acid sequence MSTAPKDLRASGKTDANAAPATPAVARLIDTAGLEAELHAFAAARDWHRFHTPKNLAMALSVEVAELVEIFQWQTEAQANAIMQSDEARHVEQELADIAMYLVRLSTVLGVDLNRAVTDKLVMNAQKYPAPEA is encoded by the coding sequence ATGTCCACTGCTCCCAAGGATCTCCGCGCGTCAGGTAAGACCGACGCGAACGCCGCGCCCGCTACGCCTGCCGTTGCTCGTCTTATCGATACGGCCGGGCTGGAAGCCGAATTGCACGCGTTCGCCGCTGCCCGCGACTGGCATCGGTTCCATACGCCCAAGAACCTCGCGATGGCGTTGTCGGTCGAAGTGGCTGAGCTCGTAGAGATCTTCCAATGGCAGACCGAGGCGCAGGCCAATGCCATCATGCAGTCCGATGAGGCGCGTCATGTCGAGCAGGAACTGGCGGATATCGCGATGTACCTGGTGCGGCTGTCGACGGTGCTCGGCGTCGACCTGAACCGCGCGGTGACCGACAAACTCGTCATGAACGCGCAGAAGTATCCGGCGCCTGAAGCGTAA
- a CDS encoding DUF3734 domain-containing protein, which yields MTANPPKVPKRAIDLPPYETVALVLQGGGALGAYQAGVYAGLYESGIEPNWIAGISIGALNTAIIAGNAPERRVEQLEAFWRTICEPAVFPPLPAPFEAAILNGPESGRIAYSAWQAWRAMAEGQKGFFTPRWPQPLPTAMGDPAHASYYDTSALRATLERFADFDRINAREIRVSVGAVNVHTGNFVYFDNTRETLRAEHFMASGALPPGFPAVEIDGQYFWDGGLVSNTPLSEVLGTSPRRDTLAFQVDLWSARGPLPDNLNDAAGRQKDIQFSSRTRLVTDNLQRAQHYRRVLREVLDRVPADVRARDPWCHAAQEIACSKRYNVVQLIYRNKEYEGHYKDYQFGLSTMLDHWASGLDDVRRTLAHPDWLAMPDDARGFVTHDIHRHEVI from the coding sequence ATGACGGCCAATCCGCCCAAAGTCCCCAAACGCGCCATCGATCTGCCGCCGTACGAGACGGTGGCGCTCGTCTTGCAGGGGGGCGGTGCGCTTGGGGCCTATCAGGCGGGCGTGTACGCCGGTCTGTACGAGTCGGGTATCGAACCGAACTGGATCGCTGGCATCTCCATCGGCGCACTGAACACGGCGATCATCGCGGGCAATGCGCCGGAGCGCCGCGTCGAACAACTCGAAGCGTTCTGGCGGACGATTTGCGAGCCCGCGGTCTTCCCGCCGCTCCCCGCACCGTTCGAAGCCGCCATCCTCAACGGCCCGGAGTCCGGACGCATCGCCTACAGCGCCTGGCAGGCGTGGCGCGCGATGGCGGAGGGGCAGAAGGGTTTTTTCACGCCGCGTTGGCCCCAGCCGCTGCCCACGGCCATGGGCGACCCGGCGCATGCGAGTTACTACGACACGTCTGCGTTGCGCGCAACGCTGGAGCGGTTCGCCGATTTCGACCGGATCAATGCGCGCGAGATTCGCGTGTCGGTCGGTGCGGTGAACGTGCATACCGGCAACTTCGTGTATTTCGACAATACGCGCGAGACGTTGCGTGCGGAGCACTTCATGGCGTCGGGTGCGTTGCCGCCGGGATTCCCGGCCGTAGAGATCGATGGGCAGTATTTCTGGGACGGTGGCCTCGTGTCGAACACACCGCTCTCGGAGGTATTGGGTACGTCGCCACGCCGTGACACGCTCGCGTTTCAGGTCGATCTGTGGAGTGCGCGGGGGCCGTTGCCGGACAATCTGAACGACGCGGCGGGACGGCAGAAGGATATCCAGTTCTCGAGCCGTACCCGTCTGGTGACGGACAACTTGCAGCGTGCCCAACACTATCGACGCGTATTGCGCGAGGTGCTGGATCGCGTGCCTGCGGATGTCCGTGCACGGGATCCGTGGTGTCATGCTGCGCAAGAGATTGCGTGCAGCAAGCGTTACAACGTCGTGCAGCTGATTTACCGCAACAAGGAATACGAGGGGCACTACAAGGACTATCAGTTCGGGCTGTCCACGATGCTCGACCACTGGGCCAGCGGCCTCGACGACGTTCGCCGTACGTTGGCGCATCCCGACTGGCTAGCGATGCCGGATGATGCCCGAGGCTTCGTCACGCACGATATTCATCGTCATGAAGTGATCTGA